In the genome of Chloroflexota bacterium, the window ATGGGCGCGAAGGCGAACGCCATCACCATCGGCCAGGACGGCATCGTCTCGCGGGGCGTCCTGTTGGACATCCCCCGGCTCAAGGGCGTCGACTTCCTGGAGCCGAACCAGTCGATCTCGGTGGCGGACCTGGAGGCGGCCGAGGCGGCGGCCGGCCTGCGCGTCGAGCCGGGCGACATCCTGCTGGTCCGGACCGGCCGCCACGTCCGCCGCAAGGCCAAGGGGCCGTGGGACAGCCGCGTCACGCTGGCCGGGCTGCATCACGAGGTCGGGCCGTGGCTCAAGGACCGGGACATCGCGCTGCTCGGGTCGGACGGCGTCAGCGACTACCGCGAGCACCCGTTTGACTGCTGTTCCCACCCGATTCACGTCCTGACGCTGGTGGCGATGGGCGCACAACTGCTCGACAACCAGAACCTGGACGATATCGCCGTGGCCTGCGCCGAGCGCTCGCGGTGGGCATTCATGCTGGTCATCGCGCCGCTCAAGCTGGTGGGTGGCACCGCGTCGATGACGAACCCCATCGCGATCTTCTGAGGCGGCGCACGGCGCGTGTCAGGGCTTGGCCCCGTGGGTGGTCCGTTCCCTGGCATCCCTCCTGGTACACTGCGAGCGCGCGTCCTGAGGGTGTGGCGCGGCCCTGACCCCCGGCCCGGCAGACGGCCCCAGCGCCGGCGTGGCCGCGCGGACGAGGCCGCCGCGCTGCTCGGGGCGGTTGAGGGCGAGCTGGATGCGCTCGCAGGCCTCCTCGGCGAGCCGGATCTGCGCCTGACCGTCGCCTCGCAGAGCATCGCGCCATCCGCCTGAGGCTGTTCGCTTCCTAACAGGGCTGCACCCGACTCGCGTGCCGCCCGTTACGCACGTAGACAGAACCCAGGCTGCTGGCCGCCCGTCCCCCATCGCGTGGCGCGTCAGGCCTGGACCGAGCTGTCAGGCGTCCTCTTGCTGACAGGCTGGCCGTCTCCCCAGTGACAGCCAGCCATCGGCGTCGGCGCTACCCTGCTTGTAGGAGCCCGGCGCCATAGCGAAACCTCCATGGTGCATGCCCGCGGCAACCTCACCCCCTAGCCCGCTGCGCGGTGAGGTCTTGCCTGTTGGCACAAGCGGCTGCTGTGCGAGACACTCTTCCCCGGGAGTTGAGATCGATGTCGCGTGTACGCCTGCTGATGGCGGCCTTGTTCGCCCTGCTGCTCAGCGTTCAGACGATGGTCAGCGTGCCAGTCGCGCTCGGCCAGACCGAGACGGCGCAGAATCCCGATCTGTCAGTGTCGCTCGCGGTGCAGGAGCGCGCCGCGCAGGGTGAGACGGTCGCGGCGACCATCTCCATCGTCAACAATTC includes:
- a CDS encoding cyclase family protein → MTAPTRERLGVKEFQPIFDRCSNWGRWGADDERGALNLITPEKRIQAAGLVREGTTVSLAHPINTVGDAENISPAVHLMVRAGDVVDGVTVTSIADHLAVSPHGQAHSHLDALCHFAWQGQIYNGRPVTAVTSMGAKANAITIGQDGIVSRGVLLDIPRLKGVDFLEPNQSISVADLEAAEAAAGLRVEPGDILLVRTGRHVRRKAKGPWDSRVTLAGLHHEVGPWLKDRDIALLGSDGVSDYREHPFDCCSHPIHVLTLVAMGAQLLDNQNLDDIAVACAERSRWAFMLVIAPLKLVGGTASMTNPIAIF